A genomic segment from Lignipirellula cremea encodes:
- a CDS encoding toprim domain-containing protein, with protein MRRDTPWRRVTRAERCPICDKPDWCLVNGPTGNPTEAICARNESDKIVKSDKGLENVGWLHRLQVDDAWRPQRVRTVRVAPPAPTAQSDLTALAERSETAIGLDALGRLADSLGLSVASLQRLGVGWSAEHGATTWPMRDVTGVVLGIRLRLASGRKFAVRGGHEGLFLPRDLPDGGVLLICEGPTDTAAMVELGFAAVGRPNCTGGVRLLVDLVRCRSAGEVVIVADIDPHGAGRRGADSLAAVLVAYSTTVRVIEPGIGKDAREWLQRGGTRADVLTAIDAAPVRQLLVQTRKVGPDARR; from the coding sequence ATGAGACGCGATACTCCCTGGCGGCGTGTGACGCGGGCGGAGCGCTGTCCAATCTGCGACAAACCCGACTGGTGTTTGGTGAACGGGCCGACGGGCAATCCTACGGAGGCGATCTGTGCTCGCAACGAATCCGACAAAATAGTCAAGTCCGACAAGGGACTTGAAAACGTCGGCTGGCTGCATCGGCTGCAAGTTGATGACGCCTGGCGGCCCCAACGAGTGCGGACGGTGCGCGTGGCGCCCCCGGCCCCGACGGCGCAGTCGGATTTGACGGCGCTGGCCGAGCGGTCCGAAACGGCGATCGGCCTCGACGCTCTGGGCCGCCTGGCGGACTCCCTGGGACTGTCTGTCGCGTCTCTGCAGCGGCTGGGGGTTGGCTGGTCGGCCGAGCATGGGGCGACGACCTGGCCGATGAGAGACGTCACCGGCGTCGTGCTGGGGATTCGGCTACGGCTGGCCAGCGGCCGCAAGTTCGCGGTGCGCGGCGGACACGAGGGACTGTTCTTGCCACGCGATCTCCCTGATGGCGGTGTGCTGCTCATCTGCGAGGGACCGACCGACACGGCGGCGATGGTCGAATTGGGTTTCGCGGCTGTCGGGCGTCCGAACTGCACGGGCGGCGTTCGCCTGCTGGTCGATCTTGTGCGGTGCCGCTCCGCCGGCGAAGTGGTGATCGTCGCCGACATAGACCCCCACGGCGCAGGACGCCGCGGCGCAGACAGCCTGGCGGCCGTCCTGGTCGCCTACTCGACTACGGTGCGCGTCATCGAGCCGGGAATAGGCAAGGACGCCCGTGAGTGGTTGCAACGCGGAGGGACCCGGGCTGATGTTCTGACAGCGATCGACGCCGCACCCGTGCGGCAGTTGTTGGTCCAAACGAGAAAGGTAGGACCCGATGCCCGACGATAG
- a CDS encoding NHL repeat-containing protein: MKPRPAASLTRREFVGAGLAGAAVLAGPSILTASKTDSQVILGEGDYRYQVHHDWPELPSPYTWQTTHNVAVDKSGNLYVIHEGKAELKDHPSIFVFDPQGKFVRAFGNEFQGGGHGIEVREEGNEEFLYVCAYQQVKSFAKLTLKGETVWRQFAPMESGVYAEGENTNPQKVWGRDRFLPTNFAFLSDGGFLLADGYGSYFIHRFDKDAKWVSCFGGPGDGKGKFNTPHGVWIDRRPGREELVVVCDRAHHTLQYLTLDGEHRETLTGFGLPANVDTYENLLVAPELHARVTLLNEKNEVVAQLGDDVKRVTGEKGIRNDRSRWQDGRFVHPHDACFGHNGDIFIAEWVSTGRITKLRRV; encoded by the coding sequence ATGAAACCTCGTCCTGCTGCTTCGCTTACTCGCCGGGAATTTGTGGGAGCTGGCCTGGCCGGCGCCGCGGTGCTGGCGGGACCTTCGATCCTGACCGCGAGCAAAACTGACTCGCAAGTGATTCTGGGAGAAGGCGACTACCGCTACCAGGTCCACCATGACTGGCCCGAACTGCCCAGCCCTTATACGTGGCAGACCACGCACAATGTGGCTGTCGACAAGTCGGGCAATCTGTACGTAATCCATGAAGGCAAAGCCGAGCTGAAAGATCATCCGTCGATCTTTGTCTTCGATCCCCAGGGGAAGTTTGTCCGGGCTTTCGGCAACGAGTTCCAGGGAGGCGGCCACGGCATTGAAGTTCGCGAAGAAGGGAACGAAGAGTTCCTTTATGTGTGCGCCTATCAACAAGTGAAGAGCTTCGCCAAACTGACGCTCAAGGGGGAAACCGTCTGGCGGCAGTTCGCTCCAATGGAGTCGGGCGTCTATGCCGAAGGGGAGAACACCAACCCGCAAAAAGTGTGGGGACGTGATCGCTTCCTGCCGACCAACTTCGCCTTTTTGTCCGACGGCGGTTTTCTGCTGGCCGACGGGTATGGCTCGTACTTCATCCATCGCTTCGACAAGGATGCAAAGTGGGTCTCCTGTTTCGGCGGTCCTGGCGACGGCAAAGGGAAGTTCAACACGCCGCACGGCGTCTGGATCGACCGCCGACCCGGCCGCGAGGAGCTGGTAGTCGTTTGCGATCGGGCGCACCACACCCTGCAGTACCTGACGCTTGACGGCGAACACCGGGAAACGCTCACCGGCTTCGGCTTGCCGGCGAATGTCGACACCTATGAGAACCTGCTGGTGGCGCCCGAGCTGCACGCCCGGGTGACGCTGCTGAACGAGAAGAACGAAGTCGTCGCCCAGCTGGGAGACGATGTGAAACGGGTCACGGGCGAAAAAGGGATCCGCAACGACCGCAGCCGCTGGCAGGACGGCCGTTTCGTCCACCCGCACGACGCCTGCTTCGGCCACAACGGCGACATCTTCATCGCCGAATGGGTCTCGACCGGCCGCATCACCAAACTCCGCCGCGTGTAA
- a CDS encoding type I phosphomannose isomerase catalytic subunit — MTNYPLRFEPIIRRAIWGGRRLETVLDKRLGDGDDFAEAWEVVDHGDDQSVVTAGPLAGKTLHQLVTEQGPSLLGRHYPQTQFPLLFKFLDAHKHLSVQVHPDDAGGALLDPPDLGKTEAWIVMHAEPDSLLYAGLKRGFDRPALEREMSRGTTELCLHRFTPAVGDCLFIPAGTVHALGAGVMVAEIQQASDTTFRLFDWNRVGADGQPRALHIDQGLDAIDYQAGPVGPVTPEALPDRSGENVQAERLVACDKFVLDRYRFQGDASFGGDDRCHILAVLEGETTVAGDPSGEPFRRGQTLLLPAGAGAVQITSAQSALLLDMYLPDA, encoded by the coding sequence ATGACAAATTATCCTTTACGCTTCGAGCCCATCATCCGCCGGGCTATCTGGGGCGGACGACGGCTGGAAACGGTTCTCGACAAACGACTGGGCGATGGCGACGATTTTGCCGAAGCCTGGGAAGTGGTCGATCACGGCGACGATCAAAGCGTGGTGACGGCCGGCCCGCTCGCCGGCAAGACGTTGCATCAGCTGGTGACGGAACAGGGCCCTTCGCTGCTCGGCCGGCATTATCCGCAAACGCAGTTCCCGCTGCTTTTCAAGTTTCTCGACGCCCACAAGCATCTGTCGGTGCAGGTCCATCCCGACGACGCCGGCGGCGCGCTCCTTGATCCGCCCGACCTGGGGAAGACGGAAGCCTGGATCGTCATGCACGCCGAGCCTGACAGTCTGCTCTACGCTGGGCTGAAACGGGGCTTCGACCGTCCCGCCCTGGAGCGCGAGATGAGCCGCGGTACGACGGAGCTATGCCTGCATCGGTTTACCCCGGCGGTTGGCGATTGCCTCTTTATTCCGGCAGGCACGGTTCACGCCCTGGGAGCCGGCGTGATGGTGGCCGAGATCCAGCAGGCGAGCGACACCACTTTTCGTCTGTTCGACTGGAACCGCGTCGGCGCCGACGGCCAGCCGCGTGCGTTGCATATCGATCAGGGACTGGACGCGATCGACTACCAGGCCGGCCCCGTCGGACCGGTCACGCCGGAGGCTTTGCCTGACCGCAGCGGCGAGAACGTACAGGCCGAGCGGCTGGTGGCGTGCGATAAATTCGTGCTGGACCGCTACCGGTTCCAGGGCGACGCGTCCTTCGGCGGCGACGACCGCTGCCACATTCTGGCGGTGCTCGAAGGAGAAACCACCGTCGCCGGCGATCCTTCCGGCGAACCGTTCCGCCGCGGCCAGACGCTGCTCCTTCCCGCCGGCGCCGGAGCCGTACAGATCACCTCCGCCCAGTCCGCCCTGCTGCTGGATATGTACTTGCCGGACGCGTAA
- a CDS encoding formylmethanofuran dehydrogenase subunit C, which yields MSKITLKLKEPPKIQLEAECLSPDVFAELSHEEICASPVYHGKRRRRLDDYFTITGERSDNVHIYGDLRRVKWIGRAMTRGSLTVYGGVGMHLGAYMGGGRIEVHGDAGDWIGAEMTHGFIRVHGDAGGQVGAAYRGSMAGMRNGVIMIGGSAGLEVGMRMRRGSIIIGGRVRDFAGLQMKGGTIVLLSGAEIRTGAWMMRGTIISLQPLALLPTFSYACRYSPDIVRVLARDLQPHGVTLPYAAHHGAYDLYQGDSSAPGKGEILIWRPADTA from the coding sequence ATGAGCAAGATCACCCTGAAGCTGAAAGAGCCCCCGAAGATCCAGCTGGAAGCGGAATGTCTGTCGCCGGACGTGTTTGCGGAACTCTCGCATGAAGAAATCTGCGCGAGCCCCGTTTACCACGGCAAGCGTCGCCGCCGGCTGGATGACTACTTCACCATCACAGGAGAACGTAGCGACAACGTCCATATTTACGGCGATCTCCGCCGGGTCAAATGGATCGGCCGGGCCATGACCCGCGGCAGCCTGACGGTGTACGGCGGCGTCGGCATGCATCTGGGGGCCTACATGGGCGGCGGCCGGATCGAAGTCCATGGCGACGCCGGCGACTGGATCGGCGCGGAAATGACGCACGGCTTTATCCGCGTGCATGGAGACGCGGGCGGCCAGGTGGGGGCCGCCTATCGCGGCAGCATGGCCGGCATGCGGAACGGCGTGATCATGATCGGCGGTTCGGCCGGGCTGGAAGTCGGCATGCGGATGCGGCGCGGCTCCATCATCATTGGCGGACGTGTGCGCGACTTTGCCGGCCTGCAGATGAAAGGCGGCACGATCGTGCTGCTCAGCGGAGCGGAGATTCGCACCGGCGCCTGGATGATGCGGGGGACGATCATTTCCCTGCAGCCGCTCGCCCTGTTGCCGACGTTTTCTTACGCTTGCCGCTACAGCCCTGATATCGTCCGCGTGCTGGCTCGCGACCTGCAGCCGCACGGCGTCACGCTTCCTTACGCGGCCCACCACGGCGCGTATGATCTGTACCAGGGCGACTCGTCGGCGCCCGGCAAAGGAGAGATCCTCATCTGGCGTCCCGCTGACACGGCCTGA
- a CDS encoding formylmethanofuran dehydrogenase subunit A → MLRITGGKVYDPANGINGEVRDICIVDGKVVASMEGGRELDAAGMIVFPGGVDVHTHVAGGSINFARAMTPEDHRRTTAFIRTQSRRAGLGGMAPTTFATGYLYAGMGWTTVNEAAVPILSARHTHEELADVPIVDKSCLVLLANNEILLDLLEEGEMERAKHVVAWQIWAAKAYGVKAVNPGGVASWKWGDDSKQLTDPISGYNTLTPATIVSGLAQIIDELGLPHPLHLHCNNLGAPGNISTTLETMRSLEGRRAHMAHLQYHAYGGDDWSNIRSETKQLAEYFNAHPNFTCDAGAVLFGDTVTITADGPWQHLLYKLTGRKWGNVDVENETGCGIVPYTYRPSNLVNAVQWAAGLELMLLIEDPWRVFLTTDHPNGACFWRYPEIIQLLMCADFRRECISQITPSALKNIYLPELDREYTLYEIATVMSAGPARALGLKEKGQLGVGADADLVIYNEDKDIARMFGHPRYVIKGGEIVIAEGDILATPQGRESILRPQYDETIEAFIKPRFEDVYTMSFENYPVELDRIEEPHLRDCLEVE, encoded by the coding sequence ATGCTACGGATTACCGGCGGCAAGGTTTACGATCCGGCTAACGGCATCAACGGCGAAGTCCGTGATATCTGCATCGTCGACGGCAAGGTGGTCGCCTCGATGGAGGGCGGCCGCGAACTCGATGCGGCCGGCATGATTGTGTTTCCTGGCGGGGTCGATGTGCATACGCACGTCGCTGGCGGCTCCATCAACTTCGCCCGGGCGATGACGCCGGAAGATCATCGCCGCACGACCGCGTTCATTCGCACCCAGTCCCGGCGGGCCGGTCTGGGGGGAATGGCCCCAACGACGTTCGCCACCGGCTATCTGTACGCCGGCATGGGCTGGACGACCGTCAACGAGGCGGCCGTGCCGATCCTGTCCGCCCGGCATACGCACGAAGAGCTGGCCGATGTGCCGATCGTCGACAAAAGCTGCCTGGTGCTGCTCGCCAACAATGAGATCCTTCTCGACCTGCTCGAAGAGGGCGAAATGGAACGGGCGAAGCACGTCGTCGCCTGGCAGATCTGGGCCGCCAAAGCTTACGGCGTAAAGGCCGTGAATCCCGGCGGCGTCGCCTCCTGGAAATGGGGCGATGACTCCAAGCAGCTGACCGATCCGATCTCCGGCTACAACACGCTCACGCCAGCAACGATCGTTTCCGGCCTGGCCCAGATTATCGACGAACTGGGCCTGCCGCATCCGCTGCACCTGCACTGCAACAACCTGGGCGCGCCGGGCAATATTTCGACCACGCTGGAAACGATGCGCAGCCTGGAAGGCCGGCGGGCCCACATGGCCCATCTGCAGTACCATGCGTACGGCGGCGACGACTGGTCGAATATCCGCTCGGAAACGAAGCAGCTGGCCGAGTACTTCAACGCGCATCCCAACTTCACCTGCGACGCCGGCGCCGTGCTCTTTGGCGATACGGTCACCATCACGGCCGACGGCCCCTGGCAGCATTTGCTCTACAAGCTGACGGGTCGCAAATGGGGGAACGTCGATGTCGAGAACGAAACGGGCTGCGGCATTGTTCCTTATACCTACCGTCCCAGCAATCTGGTCAATGCGGTGCAGTGGGCGGCTGGCCTGGAGCTGATGCTGCTGATCGAGGATCCCTGGCGGGTGTTCCTCACGACCGATCACCCCAATGGCGCCTGCTTCTGGCGTTATCCAGAGATCATCCAGCTGCTCATGTGCGCCGATTTCCGTCGGGAGTGCATCTCGCAAATTACCCCCAGCGCCCTCAAGAACATTTATCTGCCGGAACTGGATCGCGAGTACACGCTGTACGAAATCGCCACGGTGATGTCAGCCGGTCCCGCCCGGGCCCTCGGCCTGAAAGAGAAGGGCCAGCTGGGCGTGGGGGCCGATGCGGACCTGGTGATCTATAATGAAGATAAAGATATCGCTCGCATGTTCGGCCATCCTCGCTACGTGATCAAAGGGGGCGAAATTGTGATTGCCGAAGGCGATATTCTGGCCACGCCGCAAGGGCGGGAATCGATTCTGCGGCCGCAGTACGACGAAACGATCGAGGCGTTCATCAAACCGCGTTTCGAAGATGTGTACACGATGTCGTTTGAGAATTACCCGGTCGAACTGGATCGGATCGAGGAACCGCACCTTCGCGATTGCCTGGAGGTGGAATGA
- a CDS encoding molybdopterin-binding domain-containing protein, with amino-acid sequence MSLNIVNNATCTFCGCVCDDIELHANEERIVEAKRACVLGKAWFLNHTAEHLYPDALIDGKEATVEEAIQAAAEYLDAADLPLVYGMSNITCEAQREAVALGERLGGVVDSHTSL; translated from the coding sequence ATGAGTCTCAACATTGTAAATAACGCCACCTGCACGTTCTGCGGGTGCGTGTGCGACGATATCGAGTTGCACGCCAACGAAGAACGCATTGTCGAGGCCAAACGGGCCTGCGTGCTGGGCAAAGCCTGGTTCCTGAACCACACGGCCGAGCACTTGTATCCCGACGCCCTGATCGACGGGAAAGAAGCGACCGTCGAAGAGGCGATCCAGGCCGCAGCTGAATATCTCGATGCGGCCGATCTGCCGCTGGTCTACGGCATGAGCAACATCACCTGCGAAGCCCAGCGCGAAGCGGTCGCCCTGGGAGAAAGACTGGGAGGCGTGGTCGACAGCCACACCTCTTTGTGA
- a CDS encoding molybdopterin dinucleotide binding domain-containing protein, with amino-acid sequence MEPRKFLLNPSRTAKQGAQINISKDDDVYIQMTTTLTISPADMEYLGVAQGDSVRVRTEHGEAEFTCESGKVPDGIIFVVYGPPTCKLMGGGTDGTGMPTSKGWEIEIEPIRNNQ; translated from the coding sequence ATGGAACCGAGAAAGTTTCTCCTCAATCCTTCCCGCACGGCAAAACAGGGCGCCCAGATCAACATCAGCAAGGACGACGACGTTTATATTCAAATGACGACCACGCTGACGATCAGCCCGGCCGACATGGAATATTTAGGCGTCGCCCAGGGGGATTCGGTCCGCGTTCGAACAGAGCATGGCGAGGCGGAGTTTACGTGCGAGTCAGGCAAAGTGCCCGACGGAATCATCTTTGTGGTGTACGGCCCGCCCACCTGCAAGCTCATGGGGGGAGGAACCGATGGAACCGGCATGCCGACTTCCAAAGGTTGGGAAATTGAAATCGAACCGATCAGGAATAATCAGTAA
- a CDS encoding alpha/beta hydrolase has product MSRKAARTIPRRTFLAAGAGLALAGPLASLSRAAAPPIVMKTHTYKKVGDLEIQADVYRPDDDRLRPVVVWIHGGALIVGFRESVSQRVKDWAAEAGYVLVSIDYRLAPETQLPGIIEDLEDAFAWIRREGPGLFSADPSRIAVAGGSAGGYLTLASGYRVTPAPTVLLSFWGYGDLIGPWFSQPSPHARHRTQEVTREEALKQVAGPPISDSRQRAGNGGAFYQYCRQQGVWPQLVSGWDPKKEAAKFYPYMPLKNVTKDYPPTMLMHGTADTDVPFEQSQLMAAAMKRHGAPHELLPIDRGEHGLKGGDPAAINAAYAQAFAFADRYMNAD; this is encoded by the coding sequence ATGTCCCGAAAAGCTGCTCGAACGATTCCGCGTCGCACCTTCCTTGCCGCCGGCGCAGGGCTTGCCCTGGCGGGACCGCTGGCCAGCCTGTCGCGCGCTGCGGCGCCGCCGATCGTTATGAAAACGCATACGTATAAAAAGGTGGGCGACTTGGAGATCCAGGCCGATGTCTACCGGCCCGACGATGATCGCCTGCGGCCCGTGGTGGTCTGGATCCACGGGGGAGCCCTGATTGTCGGCTTTCGCGAAAGCGTCAGCCAGCGCGTGAAAGACTGGGCGGCGGAGGCCGGCTATGTGCTGGTTTCGATCGACTATCGCCTGGCGCCGGAAACGCAACTGCCGGGCATTATCGAAGATTTGGAAGACGCCTTCGCCTGGATCCGCCGCGAGGGTCCCGGCCTGTTCTCCGCCGATCCTTCCCGAATCGCGGTCGCTGGCGGTTCGGCCGGCGGCTATCTGACGCTCGCCAGCGGCTATCGGGTTACGCCGGCGCCGACGGTGCTGCTCTCCTTCTGGGGATACGGCGATCTGATCGGGCCTTGGTTCAGCCAGCCCAGCCCGCACGCCCGGCATCGCACGCAGGAAGTCACTCGCGAAGAAGCCCTGAAGCAGGTCGCCGGCCCGCCGATCTCCGACTCTCGACAGCGGGCCGGCAACGGCGGCGCCTTCTATCAATACTGCCGTCAGCAAGGCGTCTGGCCCCAGCTGGTCAGCGGCTGGGACCCAAAGAAAGAAGCGGCGAAGTTCTATCCGTATATGCCGCTGAAGAACGTCACCAAAGACTACCCGCCGACGATGCTGATGCACGGCACAGCCGACACCGACGTGCCGTTCGAACAGTCGCAACTCATGGCCGCCGCCATGAAACGCCACGGCGCACCGCACGAACTGCTCCCCATCGACCGGGGCGAACACGGCCTCAAAGGCGGCGACCCCGCCGCCATCAACGCCGCCTACGCCCAGGCGTTCGCCTTTGCCGATCGCTACATGAACGCCGACTGA
- a CDS encoding Gfo/Idh/MocA family oxidoreductase: MSSQFQRRDFLKASAALAAVNLLPSRVQAASANGVLRTAHIGVGGMGGSDLNSVSSHKQVEVAALCDVDAARLKGASMRHPNAKTFVDYREMITALGDQIDAVVVSTPDHTHAPAAMRAMLAGKPVYCQKPLTHEVFEARQLRKIAEQKKLVTQMGIQVHSSNPYRRAVQMIQSGVIGKVSQVHAWSGKNWGYDGAPPISSSEAPPTLDWDLWLGVTSDRPYMPGHHPGSWRKLIDFGTGTLGDMGVHIFDTPYAALELTAPKWAKTTCRPPTGYGHPERNLVEYEFPGTKHTTDSMSWKWYDGSFAPPKSDELDLPADLKLPSQGSLFVGEGGYMLLPHVSEPVLFPQKKFADYQPPVIDGQNHYHQWVDACLGEGQTSASFSYAGPLTEALLLGVVANRFPDTKLEWDAAALEVTNLPEANKLIKREYRKGFEVENLS; encoded by the coding sequence ATGTCCTCCCAGTTCCAACGTCGTGATTTCCTCAAGGCGAGCGCTGCCTTGGCGGCCGTCAATCTGCTTCCTTCCCGCGTCCAGGCGGCGTCGGCCAATGGCGTGTTGCGCACCGCCCACATCGGCGTCGGCGGCATGGGCGGTTCCGATTTGAACTCGGTTTCGTCGCACAAGCAGGTCGAGGTGGCGGCGCTATGCGATGTCGATGCGGCCCGTTTGAAGGGGGCGTCGATGCGTCACCCGAATGCCAAAACGTTCGTGGACTATCGGGAAATGATCACGGCCCTGGGCGATCAGATCGACGCGGTGGTTGTCTCCACTCCCGATCACACGCACGCCCCGGCGGCCATGCGGGCGATGCTGGCTGGCAAGCCCGTTTACTGCCAGAAACCACTCACACACGAAGTGTTTGAAGCCCGTCAGCTGCGCAAGATTGCCGAGCAGAAGAAACTCGTCACGCAGATGGGCATCCAGGTGCACTCCAGCAATCCGTACCGCCGGGCAGTGCAGATGATCCAGTCCGGCGTGATCGGTAAGGTCAGTCAGGTGCATGCCTGGTCGGGGAAGAACTGGGGCTACGATGGCGCGCCGCCCATCAGTTCGTCCGAGGCGCCGCCGACGCTGGACTGGGATCTGTGGCTGGGCGTAACGTCGGATCGTCCTTACATGCCGGGCCACCATCCGGGATCGTGGCGGAAGCTGATCGACTTCGGCACCGGCACCCTGGGTGATATGGGCGTGCACATTTTTGACACGCCTTACGCCGCGCTGGAACTGACGGCGCCGAAGTGGGCCAAGACCACCTGCCGTCCGCCGACCGGCTATGGCCATCCGGAGCGGAACCTGGTGGAGTACGAATTCCCCGGCACGAAGCATACGACCGATTCCATGTCGTGGAAGTGGTACGACGGTTCGTTCGCCCCGCCCAAGAGCGACGAACTCGACCTGCCAGCCGACCTGAAACTGCCCAGCCAGGGCTCGCTGTTTGTGGGCGAAGGCGGCTACATGCTGCTGCCGCACGTCAGCGAACCGGTGCTCTTCCCGCAGAAAAAATTCGCCGACTATCAGCCGCCCGTCATCGACGGTCAGAACCATTACCATCAATGGGTCGACGCCTGTCTGGGCGAAGGGCAGACCAGCGCCAGCTTCAGCTACGCCGGACCCTTGACCGAAGCCCTGCTGCTGGGCGTGGTCGCTAATCGCTTCCCCGATACGAAGCTGGAATGGGACGCGGCAGCGCTCGAGGTCACCAACCTGCCCGAAGCGAACAAGCTCATCAAGCGCGAGTATCGCAAAGGGTTCGAAGTCGAGAACCTGTCGTAG